The Halobacterium litoreum genome includes a region encoding these proteins:
- a CDS encoding CocE/NonD family hydrolase produces the protein MASDSDQPYSVHADLRVMVPTRDGTRLATDIYRPADPDTNEPIDEPRPVILDRTPYDRTGGRLRHGEWYASRGYVIAIQDVRGRFDSEGDFYIHKHEAEDGADTVEWLAERDYCDGQVATLGTSYGAWVQNALATQDPDGLAGMFVNMGAANGRKKTFRHNGAFEQRWLSWALTLGAGFSHEALRDPDVQQTFADVDVREVFEDGPIQRGESALAELPGYEEWAFDIMTKASASDDIWQNPGFNFERYYDDSADVPTVYSGGWYDSYTGATADNYVGLSEAKESDHYMLMGPWTHLARLPGGHDHSEQLLFPPLTWEHPTAGDLAFGEDATRKYRETRKRFFDYYLRGEENAWSDQPPVEYFMMGTGDGHQTEDGNLFHGGEWRTAEDWPPEGTEMTKFYAHGDGTLSTEKPTASESSTSYDFDPENPVPTIGGNTSSYLTYEQREESVEAYPLGDRNIVDFAGRGGYDQRTDEDTYGASAPYGPLSQRDDVLVYRTPPLEEAVEIAGPIRVRVFGETDGPDTDFTAKLIDEYPESEDYPDGYDLNISDSICRARFRGYRDEPDLVEPGEVYEFYMEPYDTANVFEAGHRIRLDISSSNWPRFDVNPNTGGDLYTDDESRVAENTVHHSETHPTHVELPIQPRN, from the coding sequence ATGGCAAGCGACAGCGACCAGCCGTACAGTGTCCACGCCGACCTGCGCGTCATGGTCCCGACGCGGGACGGAACGCGACTGGCGACGGACATCTATCGACCGGCAGACCCCGACACCAACGAACCCATCGACGAGCCGCGACCGGTCATCCTCGACCGGACGCCCTACGACCGCACCGGCGGCCGCCTCCGCCACGGCGAGTGGTACGCCTCCCGGGGCTACGTCATCGCGATTCAGGACGTCCGCGGGCGCTTCGACAGCGAGGGCGACTTCTACATCCACAAGCACGAGGCCGAGGACGGCGCCGACACCGTCGAGTGGCTCGCCGAGCGCGACTACTGCGACGGGCAGGTCGCGACCCTCGGCACGAGTTACGGCGCGTGGGTGCAGAACGCGCTCGCGACGCAGGACCCCGACGGCCTCGCGGGGATGTTCGTGAACATGGGTGCCGCAAACGGCCGGAAGAAGACGTTCCGACACAACGGCGCCTTCGAGCAGCGCTGGCTGTCGTGGGCGCTCACGCTCGGCGCCGGATTCTCCCACGAGGCGCTCCGAGACCCGGACGTCCAGCAGACGTTCGCGGACGTGGACGTGCGCGAGGTGTTCGAGGACGGCCCGATTCAGCGCGGCGAGTCGGCGCTCGCGGAACTCCCGGGCTACGAGGAGTGGGCGTTCGACATCATGACGAAGGCGTCGGCGAGCGACGACATCTGGCAGAACCCGGGCTTCAACTTCGAGCGCTACTACGACGATAGCGCGGACGTGCCGACCGTCTACTCCGGGGGCTGGTACGACTCCTATACGGGTGCGACGGCGGACAACTACGTCGGCCTGAGCGAGGCCAAAGAGAGCGACCACTACATGCTGATGGGGCCGTGGACGCACCTCGCGCGCCTCCCGGGCGGCCACGACCACAGCGAGCAACTCCTGTTCCCGCCGCTGACGTGGGAACACCCGACCGCCGGCGACCTCGCGTTCGGCGAGGACGCCACCCGGAAGTACCGGGAGACGCGCAAGCGCTTCTTCGATTACTACCTCCGCGGCGAGGAGAACGCCTGGAGCGACCAGCCGCCGGTCGAGTACTTCATGATGGGCACGGGGGACGGCCACCAGACCGAGGACGGGAATCTGTTCCACGGCGGCGAGTGGCGGACTGCCGAGGACTGGCCGCCCGAGGGCACCGAGATGACGAAGTTCTACGCGCACGGCGACGGCACGCTCTCCACCGAGAAGCCGACCGCCAGCGAGTCGTCCACCTCCTACGACTTCGACCCCGAGAACCCCGTGCCGACCATCGGCGGGAACACCTCGTCGTATCTCACCTACGAGCAACGCGAGGAGTCCGTCGAGGCGTACCCGCTCGGCGACCGGAACATCGTGGACTTCGCGGGCCGGGGCGGCTACGACCAGCGCACCGACGAGGACACCTACGGCGCGAGCGCGCCCTACGGTCCGCTCAGCCAGCGCGACGACGTGCTCGTCTACCGCACGCCGCCCCTCGAAGAGGCCGTCGAAATCGCGGGCCCCATCCGGGTTCGCGTGTTCGGCGAGACGGACGGCCCGGACACGGACTTCACCGCGAAACTGATCGACGAGTACCCCGAGAGCGAGGACTACCCGGACGGCTACGACCTGAACATCTCGGACTCCATCTGTCGCGCGCGCTTCCGCGGCTACCGCGACGAACCCGACCTCGTGGAACCCGGCGAGGTGTACGAGTTCTACATGGAGCCCTACGACACCGCGAACGTCTTCGAGGCCGGCCACCGCATCCGCCTCGACATCTCGTCGTCGAACTGGCCGCGCTTCGACGTGAACCCGAACACGGGCGGCGACCTCTACACCGACGACGAGTCCCGGGTCGCGGAGAACACCGTCCACCACTCCGAGACGCACCCGACGCACGTCGAACTCCCGATTCAGCCGCGGAACTGA
- a CDS encoding uracil-xanthine permease family protein: protein MTADDDGNDEAHSSGDPEMVTDGGSEASMVEYGIEDKPPLLESILLGTQHWLTMVGSTIAIPLVLAGFLGFDGAQTAQLVGTFFVVSGVATLAQTTIGNKYPIVQGGTFSMLGPAIAIITVMGGADGGASSTVMMRELQGAIIVAGAVEVLIGYLGLFGRLKRYIGPLVIAVVISLIGLALVGVGQITSPSQNWYLAGLTLGLIVLFSQYLDDYSRYFQLFPVLLGLGSAYLLALGLSVAGVVDIVSLSAVSEAPAVRDITPFQWGTPLFTGSFAVGMGAGMLASAIESFGDYHSVARMAGEGAPNKQRINHGLGMEGLGNMFAGIMGTGNGSTSYTENVGAIGITGVASRYVVQIGAIVMILVGYVGYFGAFVTTIPNAIVGGLFLAMFAQIVGVGLSQLQHVDLNQNRNVFVLGFGLFAGLSIPQYFGGLPNGALEAGFSNVPVLGSVLGIPEVATAIGIIGGTEIAVGGIAAFILDNTIPGSHEERGLQAWEDITEDEDAFEPYHERFMPGGESANEDLADD, encoded by the coding sequence ATGACAGCGGACGACGACGGCAACGACGAGGCGCACAGTTCGGGTGACCCCGAGATGGTAACAGACGGTGGCAGCGAGGCCAGCATGGTGGAGTACGGCATCGAGGACAAGCCACCACTCCTCGAATCCATTCTCCTCGGCACCCAACACTGGCTCACGATGGTCGGGTCGACCATCGCCATCCCGCTCGTGCTCGCGGGCTTCCTCGGCTTCGACGGCGCACAGACCGCCCAACTCGTCGGGACGTTCTTCGTCGTCTCCGGCGTCGCCACGCTCGCCCAGACCACCATCGGGAACAAGTACCCCATCGTACAGGGCGGGACGTTCTCGATGCTCGGCCCCGCAATCGCCATCATCACCGTGATGGGGGGCGCAGACGGCGGCGCGAGTTCCACAGTGATGATGCGAGAACTGCAGGGCGCAATCATCGTCGCCGGTGCCGTCGAGGTACTCATCGGGTATCTCGGCCTGTTCGGTCGACTCAAGCGCTACATCGGCCCGCTCGTCATCGCCGTGGTCATCTCGCTCATCGGCCTCGCACTCGTCGGCGTCGGCCAGATCACGAGCCCGTCGCAGAACTGGTACCTCGCGGGACTGACCCTCGGCCTCATCGTCCTGTTCTCGCAGTACCTCGACGACTACTCGCGGTACTTCCAACTGTTCCCGGTGTTGCTCGGCCTCGGGTCCGCGTACCTGCTCGCGCTCGGGCTGTCCGTGGCCGGCGTCGTCGACATCGTCAGCCTCAGCGCGGTCAGCGAAGCGCCGGCGGTTCGCGACATCACGCCGTTCCAGTGGGGGACGCCGCTGTTCACGGGCTCCTTCGCAGTCGGCATGGGTGCCGGGATGCTCGCGTCCGCCATCGAGAGTTTCGGCGACTATCACTCCGTCGCCCGAATGGCGGGCGAGGGCGCGCCGAACAAGCAGCGCATCAACCACGGCCTCGGCATGGAAGGCCTCGGCAACATGTTCGCCGGCATCATGGGCACCGGTAACGGCTCCACGTCGTACACCGAGAACGTCGGCGCCATCGGCATCACCGGCGTCGCGTCCCGATACGTCGTCCAGATCGGCGCCATCGTGATGATTCTCGTCGGCTACGTCGGCTACTTCGGCGCGTTCGTCACGACGATTCCGAACGCCATCGTCGGCGGCCTGTTCCTCGCGATGTTCGCCCAAATTGTCGGCGTCGGCCTCAGCCAACTCCAACACGTCGACCTGAACCAGAACCGGAACGTCTTCGTGCTCGGGTTCGGCCTGTTCGCCGGCCTGTCGATTCCGCAGTACTTCGGCGGGCTGCCGAACGGCGCGCTCGAAGCCGGCTTCTCGAACGTGCCCGTGCTCGGTAGCGTCCTCGGCATCCCCGAGGTCGCGACCGCCATCGGCATCATCGGCGGCACCGAAATCGCGGTCGGCGGCATCGCCGCGTTCATCCTCGACAACACCATCCCCGGCAGCCACGAGGAGCGTGGCCTCCAGGCCTGGGAGGACATCACCGAGGACGAGGACGCCTTCGAACCGTACCACGAGCGGTTCATGCCCGGCGGCGAATCCGCCAACGAGGACCTCGCGGACGACTGA
- a CDS encoding PhlB family protein, with product MTATQCGTCGEAWAYDRARCPSCGGTDFASVEVGEGVVVATTVSRVTPPGVREPNHLAIARFGDVQVTAQVADEELTAGDAVVLAGDYELRDGERGPRLEGV from the coding sequence ATGACCGCGACTCAGTGCGGGACGTGCGGCGAGGCGTGGGCGTACGACCGCGCGCGCTGCCCGTCCTGTGGCGGAACCGACTTCGCAAGCGTCGAAGTCGGCGAGGGCGTCGTCGTCGCGACGACCGTCTCCCGAGTGACGCCGCCGGGCGTCCGCGAACCGAACCACCTCGCCATCGCGCGGTTCGGGGACGTGCAGGTGACGGCACAGGTCGCCGACGAGGAACTGACTGCGGGCGACGCGGTGGTGCTGGCGGGCGACTACGAACTGCGAGACGGCGAGCGCGGGCCGCGACTCGAAGGCGTCTGA
- a CDS encoding thiolase family protein — MQADVRIAGAGMTPFSGDADADVRTLLERAATRALDDAGVDGSAVDAVHVGNMAAEAFEEVSGLHNALAASVGAHGAQADRVENTSASGASAFQRGVQAVASGAADTALVVGGEKMSSASTETATGVIGSIVHAEEYAHGVTLPSFGGLAADAYLRRHDAPREALAEVAVKNHANGARNDYAQFQKRISVADALDSPLVADPLRLYDCCPTTDGAAALVLTNGGGAVSVRACESAVGTHAVAERADPLDIASVREAGERAFEAAERGRDDVDVACIHDAFTVLELLELEELGFYDAGEAWEATMDGETALDGALPVNPGGGLKARGHPLGGTGVSQLVELVWQLRGDADGRQVDCETGLAVNVAGFGNNAVCSLLEVAE, encoded by the coding sequence ATGCAAGCAGACGTGCGTATCGCCGGCGCCGGCATGACCCCGTTCTCGGGCGACGCCGACGCCGACGTCAGAACCCTGTTGGAGCGCGCGGCGACCCGCGCGTTGGACGACGCGGGCGTCGACGGGAGCGCCGTCGACGCCGTTCACGTCGGAAACATGGCCGCGGAAGCCTTCGAGGAGGTGTCGGGCCTCCACAACGCGCTCGCCGCCAGCGTCGGCGCGCACGGCGCGCAGGCCGACCGCGTGGAGAACACGAGCGCGAGCGGCGCGAGCGCGTTCCAGCGCGGCGTACAGGCCGTCGCATCGGGCGCCGCGGACACCGCGCTCGTCGTCGGCGGCGAGAAGATGTCGAGCGCGAGCACGGAGACCGCCACCGGCGTCATCGGCAGCATCGTTCACGCCGAGGAGTACGCGCACGGCGTCACGCTCCCGTCGTTCGGCGGGCTCGCCGCGGACGCCTACCTGCGGCGCCACGACGCGCCCCGCGAGGCGCTCGCCGAGGTCGCGGTGAAGAACCACGCGAACGGCGCGCGAAACGACTACGCGCAGTTCCAGAAGCGAATCTCGGTCGCGGACGCGCTCGACTCGCCGCTCGTCGCCGACCCGCTGCGGCTCTACGACTGCTGTCCGACGACAGACGGCGCGGCCGCGCTCGTCCTCACCAACGGCGGCGGCGCGGTGTCGGTGCGGGCGTGCGAGAGCGCCGTGGGCACGCACGCCGTCGCGGAGCGCGCCGACCCGCTGGACATCGCGAGCGTCCGCGAGGCCGGCGAGCGAGCGTTCGAGGCGGCCGAGCGCGGCCGGGACGACGTGGACGTGGCGTGCATCCACGACGCGTTCACCGTGCTGGAACTGCTCGAACTCGAAGAACTCGGCTTCTACGACGCGGGCGAGGCGTGGGAAGCGACGATGGACGGCGAGACGGCCCTCGACGGCGCGCTCCCGGTGAATCCGGGCGGCGGCCTGAAGGCCCGCGGCCACCCATTGGGTGGCACCGGCGTCTCCCAACTGGTCGAACTCGTCTGGCAGTTGCGCGGCGACGCCGACGGCCGACAGGTGGACTGCGAGACCGGTCTCGCGGTGAACGTCGCGGGCTTCGGGAACAACGCGGTCTGCTCCCTGCTGGAGGTCGCAGAATGA
- a CDS encoding dihydroorotase, giving the protein MGSEPADLRVVNARVVTPSGTIDGGVASRDGKILKVGTEPNLPDAERTIDAEGNYLIPGFIDPHVHWGLSRYEFDYHEGLEHDFETETRGAVHGGVTTVVNFLLQPDPYLPDMDFFKRAGEENSFIDFAYHAIVHQDHHVEEIEGLAEEGIRSYKIFFNWYKHASPELGIDHSDAGRTYKVLDKVSEINDGVVMFHAENEDLAIERRRELQEEGRNDLLAWSEASPNVAEAMPIEQIARMTEYTDSRSYIVHMSTGEGVDICEKYQEQGVNIHAETLPAFLCHTKHDEELGTWGKISPPLRGEESKKRLWEGLRNGTVDYMGTDHCPHKIEFKEKDTGKHGDIWDAIPGDNNGIEYFLPVMMSEGVNKNRISMERLVEICAENNAKRWGLYPRKGALAEGSDADMVIVDLDKSKVVDDDFYHTMEPRYSTFHGQELTGLPTHTIVGGEVVVEDDELQVDAGGRDYLPRGENGVPRE; this is encoded by the coding sequence ATGGGTAGCGAGCCAGCAGACCTGAGAGTCGTCAATGCGCGCGTCGTCACCCCGTCCGGCACCATCGACGGTGGCGTGGCGTCTCGCGACGGCAAAATCCTGAAAGTCGGCACCGAACCGAACCTCCCGGACGCGGAGCGAACCATCGACGCCGAGGGGAACTACCTCATCCCCGGCTTCATCGACCCGCACGTTCACTGGGGGCTGAGCCGGTACGAATTCGACTACCACGAAGGACTCGAACACGACTTCGAGACGGAGACGCGGGGCGCGGTCCACGGCGGGGTCACCACGGTCGTGAACTTCCTGCTCCAGCCCGACCCCTACCTGCCGGATATGGACTTCTTCAAGCGCGCCGGTGAGGAGAACTCCTTCATCGACTTCGCGTACCACGCCATCGTCCACCAGGACCACCACGTCGAGGAAATCGAGGGACTCGCCGAGGAAGGCATCCGGTCGTACAAGATTTTCTTCAACTGGTACAAGCACGCCAGCCCCGAACTCGGCATCGACCACTCCGACGCCGGTCGCACGTACAAGGTGTTGGACAAGGTCTCGGAGATCAACGACGGCGTCGTGATGTTCCACGCGGAGAACGAGGACCTCGCCATCGAGCGCCGGCGGGAACTCCAGGAGGAGGGCCGCAACGACCTGCTCGCGTGGAGCGAGGCGTCCCCGAACGTCGCCGAGGCGATGCCCATCGAGCAGATTGCCCGCATGACCGAGTACACCGACTCGCGGTCGTACATCGTCCACATGAGTACGGGCGAGGGTGTCGACATCTGCGAGAAGTACCAGGAGCAGGGCGTGAACATCCACGCCGAGACGCTGCCGGCGTTCCTCTGTCACACGAAACACGACGAGGAACTCGGCACGTGGGGCAAGATTAGCCCGCCGCTGCGCGGCGAGGAGTCGAAGAAGCGCCTCTGGGAGGGCCTGCGCAACGGCACCGTCGACTACATGGGCACCGACCACTGCCCGCACAAGATCGAGTTCAAGGAGAAGGACACCGGGAAGCACGGCGACATCTGGGACGCCATCCCCGGCGACAACAACGGCATCGAGTACTTCCTGCCCGTGATGATGAGCGAGGGCGTGAACAAGAACCGCATCTCGATGGAGCGCCTCGTCGAAATCTGTGCGGAGAACAACGCCAAGCGCTGGGGGCTCTACCCCCGGAAGGGCGCGCTCGCCGAGGGCTCGGACGCCGACATGGTCATCGTGGACCTCGACAAGAGCAAGGTCGTGGACGACGACTTCTACCACACGATGGAACCCCGGTACTCGACGTTCCACGGCCAGGAACTCACCGGCCTCCCGACGCACACCATCGTCGGCGGCGAGGTCGTCGTGGAGGACGACGAACTGCAGGTCGACGCTGGCGGCCGCGACTACCTGCCCCGCGGCGAGAACGGCGTCCCACGCGAGTAG
- a CDS encoding methyl-accepting chemotaxis protein, with amino-acid sequence MFEFLTSVVSGVTGSADSASATTEDEPSNDEPRSYVRDGNDPRQWETEDGHDPVAWRDRATVGSVVESFLAGMGYPVFVVDDGGHFTKLNEQARELFDREPGQLYGDCLFDYDEADNSVMRRVLDTGEGVRNLEDTVSVNGEEVPVNRTVMPFFGADGDVVGALEINQDISERVELREREEQLEAYQSEVIEELKTSLEALSTGDYTVQPDVREPDADFDAIRNVYREFDEMASDLDYAVRNTRSALAEARDHAQQLEAIAETLSEASREANAAIGEIEHSSERVSEVAEEQTERTERAEANVSELSATVEEIAATAQQIDRLAEDANSLASEGAEDAEDAIERMERAMAASERNREVVQSLEARMDTINEMTEMIDEIADQTSLLALNANIEAARAGGDGSGFKVVADEVKELAEESKEAVAEISGIVDDLKDGIDTTADAIADSNEEVEQGAAAVEDVVDRIEEIEDAISETNHGLGEITEATEDQAQSAETVHQLVEEVADSSRDVSGRMQQVAAGVEEQRESVSNVAERSGDVDDIADEMADSLDDFRLHEDEAATLDEAEN; translated from the coding sequence ATGTTCGAATTCCTGACCAGCGTCGTTTCCGGCGTCACCGGGTCAGCAGACAGCGCCAGCGCCACCACCGAAGACGAGCCCTCCAACGACGAACCCCGTTCGTACGTCCGAGACGGCAACGACCCGCGCCAGTGGGAGACCGAGGACGGCCACGACCCAGTCGCGTGGCGCGACCGCGCGACGGTCGGTTCGGTCGTCGAGAGTTTCCTCGCCGGCATGGGCTACCCCGTGTTCGTCGTGGACGACGGCGGGCACTTCACCAAACTCAACGAACAAGCCCGCGAACTGTTCGACCGCGAACCCGGCCAACTGTACGGCGACTGCCTCTTCGACTACGACGAGGCCGACAACTCCGTGATGCGCCGCGTCCTCGACACCGGCGAAGGCGTCCGCAACCTCGAAGACACGGTCTCCGTGAACGGCGAGGAAGTCCCCGTCAACCGCACCGTCATGCCGTTCTTCGGCGCGGACGGCGACGTCGTCGGCGCGCTCGAAATCAACCAGGACATCAGCGAGCGCGTCGAACTCCGCGAGCGCGAGGAGCAACTCGAAGCCTACCAGAGCGAGGTCATCGAGGAACTCAAGACCAGCCTCGAAGCGCTCTCCACCGGCGACTACACCGTTCAGCCGGACGTCCGAGAGCCCGACGCGGACTTCGACGCCATCCGGAACGTCTACCGCGAGTTCGACGAGATGGCGTCGGACCTCGACTACGCGGTGCGGAACACGCGGTCGGCGCTCGCCGAGGCCCGCGACCACGCCCAGCAACTCGAAGCCATCGCCGAGACCCTCAGCGAGGCGAGCCGCGAGGCAAACGCCGCCATCGGCGAAATCGAGCACTCCAGCGAGCGCGTCTCCGAGGTCGCCGAGGAGCAGACCGAGCGCACCGAGCGCGCCGAGGCGAACGTCTCGGAACTCTCCGCGACCGTCGAGGAGATTGCGGCGACCGCCCAGCAGATAGACCGGCTCGCGGAGGACGCGAACAGCCTCGCGAGCGAGGGCGCCGAGGACGCCGAGGACGCCATCGAGCGCATGGAGCGCGCGATGGCGGCGTCCGAGCGCAACAGGGAGGTCGTCCAGTCACTCGAAGCGCGCATGGACACCATCAACGAGATGACGGAGATGATCGACGAAATCGCCGACCAGACGAGCCTCCTCGCGCTCAACGCGAACATCGAGGCGGCGCGCGCGGGCGGCGACGGCAGCGGTTTCAAGGTCGTCGCAGACGAGGTGAAGGAACTCGCCGAGGAGTCCAAGGAAGCCGTCGCGGAAATCTCGGGCATCGTCGACGACCTCAAGGACGGCATCGACACCACCGCGGACGCCATCGCTGACAGCAACGAGGAGGTCGAACAGGGCGCGGCCGCCGTCGAAGACGTCGTCGACCGCATCGAGGAAATCGAGGACGCCATCTCGGAGACGAACCACGGCCTCGGCGAGATTACGGAGGCCACCGAGGACCAGGCCCAGAGCGCCGAGACCGTCCACCAACTCGTCGAGGAGGTCGCGGACTCCAGTCGCGACGTGAGCGGACGCATGCAGCAGGTCGCCGCGGGCGTCGAGGAGCAACGCGAGTCCGTCTCGAACGTCGCGGAGCGCTCCGGGGACGTGGACGACATCGCCGACGAGATGGCCGACAGCCTCGACGACTTCCGCCTCCACGAGGACGAGGCGGCCACCCTCGACGAAGCAGAGAACTGA
- a CDS encoding DEAD/DEAH box helicase: MTDISQEAFHDALEDVGRPVATAEQVARVLGCTQAEAADALAALADDGAVARADVDNDPVVWYPRDWLELTDRERVVPFPGRREVVVDQPEQFTRAQLSRFAHLEDTTRTGSYRYVIREEDVWAAPFDALEDLLAAMRRVLPRECPGLEDWVEEQWTRATRFRLRTHDDGYVVLEAKSESLLGNVAEQKLAEDVLRAPISDTEAWVAEEKVAELKRTLYEAGYPVQDDRDLDTGEPLDVDLDLDLREYQQDWVERFVDASSGVLVGPPGSGKTVAAMGVLEAVGGETLVLVPSRELAAQWRDELLAHTSLTREQIGEYHGGTKEVRPVTIATYQTAGMDRHRHVFDDRKWGLIVYDEAHHIPSEVFRRSADLQSKHRLGLTATPVREDDKEMDIYTLVGRPIGTDWDALFDAGYVAEPEVEIRYVPWTDDDARHEYAAESGHTRRRLAAENPAKDAEAEHLLGQYPDKQALVFVDYLEQGERLAERLDAPFVNGETRHARREALFDQFRTGALDALVVSRIGDEGIDLPDAELAVVASGLGGSRRQGAQRAGRTMRPGGQSLLFVLATRGTEEEDDARSRMRHLSAKGVRVTESGSDRV, encoded by the coding sequence GTGACCGACATCTCCCAGGAGGCGTTCCACGACGCGCTCGAAGACGTGGGGCGTCCCGTCGCGACGGCCGAACAGGTCGCCCGCGTGCTCGGCTGTACGCAGGCCGAAGCCGCGGACGCGCTCGCGGCGCTCGCCGACGACGGCGCCGTGGCGCGCGCGGACGTGGACAACGACCCGGTGGTGTGGTATCCGCGGGACTGGCTGGAGCTCACCGACCGCGAGCGCGTCGTGCCGTTCCCGGGTCGCCGCGAAGTCGTCGTCGACCAGCCCGAGCAGTTCACGCGAGCGCAACTCTCGCGGTTCGCGCACCTCGAGGACACCACGCGGACCGGGAGTTACCGGTACGTGATTCGCGAGGAGGACGTGTGGGCGGCGCCGTTCGACGCGCTGGAGGACCTGCTCGCGGCGATGCGGCGCGTACTCCCGCGGGAGTGTCCCGGCCTCGAAGACTGGGTCGAGGAGCAGTGGACGCGCGCGACCCGGTTCCGGCTGCGCACGCACGACGACGGCTACGTCGTCCTCGAAGCCAAATCGGAGAGCCTGCTCGGGAACGTCGCCGAGCAGAAACTCGCCGAGGACGTTCTCCGCGCGCCCATCTCGGACACGGAAGCGTGGGTCGCCGAGGAGAAAGTGGCGGAACTCAAGCGCACGCTGTACGAGGCGGGCTACCCGGTGCAGGACGACCGCGACCTCGACACGGGCGAACCGCTCGACGTGGACCTCGACCTCGACTTGCGCGAGTACCAGCAAGACTGGGTCGAGCGGTTCGTGGACGCGAGTTCGGGCGTGCTCGTCGGGCCGCCGGGCTCCGGAAAGACGGTGGCGGCGATGGGCGTCCTCGAAGCCGTCGGCGGCGAGACGCTGGTGTTGGTGCCCAGCAGGGAACTCGCGGCGCAGTGGCGCGACGAACTGCTCGCGCACACGTCGCTGACCCGCGAGCAAATCGGCGAGTACCACGGCGGCACGAAGGAGGTGCGTCCGGTCACCATCGCGACCTACCAGACCGCCGGGATGGACCGCCACCGGCACGTCTTCGACGACCGCAAGTGGGGGCTCATCGTCTACGACGAGGCGCATCACATCCCATCGGAGGTGTTCCGGCGCTCGGCGGACCTCCAGAGCAAACACCGCCTCGGGCTGACGGCGACGCCGGTCCGCGAGGACGACAAGGAGATGGACATCTACACGCTCGTCGGGCGGCCCATCGGGACGGACTGGGACGCGCTGTTCGACGCGGGCTACGTCGCCGAACCCGAAGTAGAGATTCGGTACGTGCCGTGGACGGACGACGACGCGCGCCACGAGTACGCCGCCGAGAGCGGGCACACGCGTCGCCGCCTCGCCGCGGAGAACCCGGCGAAGGACGCGGAGGCCGAACACCTCCTCGGCCAGTATCCGGACAAGCAGGCGCTCGTGTTCGTGGACTACCTCGAACAGGGCGAGCGCCTCGCCGAGCGCCTGGACGCGCCGTTCGTGAACGGGGAGACGCGGCACGCGCGCCGGGAGGCGCTGTTCGACCAGTTCCGGACGGGCGCGCTGGACGCGCTCGTGGTCTCCCGCATCGGCGACGAGGGCATCGACCTGCCGGACGCCGAACTCGCAGTCGTCGCGTCGGGACTCGGCGGGAGTCGGCGACAGGGCGCCCAGCGCGCCGGGCGGACGATGCGACCGGGCGGCCAGTCGCTGTTGTTCGTGCTGGCGACGCGTGGCACCGAGGAGGAAGACGACGCGCGCAGTCGGATGCGCCACCTGTCGGCGAAGGGCGTGCGCGTCACCGAGTCGGGGAGCGACCGTGTCTGA